gtatgtatacctagtattccgttgtcaagtataattgtattgtagtcaagcggttttgcacatgcgcactagtatctaaatgagttagatactgttttggaggtgtctatgagatttagaagcccaaaggcactgatttagtatcccaagcgtagcgagggtactaaagtggctgagggcttttCTAATTTTTGTGTCTGCATATATACAGGACAATCAAgtggagacctgaggctggtaggcaGCTCAGGCCtaacaggaggctcctctggcagactggaggtctattacagtggacaatgggggaccgTGTGTGATGACAGCTTCGACTCAATTGATGCAgtggtggcttgtcgtcaactagggttctcaaCCTACACTCAATACGGAGAAGTTAGAATAACAACACTACGGTGAGTGTGTATACTCATCTGAAAATTATCTTGTTAATTACCTTTCATGACTCACCATCGAATCATTCATCTTGAAGAAATGTATTACAGAGTATACAGTTTCATGGAACTCTAGCTAATTTCTTATATGCAATAATTGTCATTAGTCATTTCCTTTATCAATCATAGTTATCCTAAACACTGTTCTGGTCTGCCAATGGTATCATTCAatggcatgcatgtaatttataattatatagctggtgCATTTGTTTTAGCATGATCATTACTCTTATAGTTTCTTTCAAGTTTCATCACCCACTCCGATATGGCTGGACAATCTTCGTTGCTTAGGAAatgagagcagactcattgATTGTCCTGCTAACTCTATCGGAGTTGACGATTGCGACCATTTTGAAGATATTGCCTTGATCTGTACTGAAAATAGTACTACAAGTAAGAATAGATATGATGAGTACAAGTattgtgtacatatatatagtattacGTCCGCtggtataatgtatatatatcacGTGTATATAGTTGCATGTAGATGAGaaggatataattatcttgCTTCGTATGTTCATCGTGTCATTCGGATCTTGCAAGCATTTAACTATAGAAGCATGATGTCTTGCATTTCTAGCCAATACGTTAATGGGAGTAGGCGAGTGCATTCCAGTTTTGTTTTATAGTGAgtagataattatacttagcatataattattcagccaTGAAATGAATTGTGTTGGTTAGGTCCTTCAAGTGGAGACCTGAGGCTAGTAGGCAACTCAGGCCaaacaggaggctcctctggtaGACTGGAGTTCTATTacagtggacaatgggggacagtgtgtgataACAGCTTCGACTCAAGTGATGCAgtggtggcttgtcgtcaactagggttctcaacctacactcattacggaacagttggaacaatactagggtgagtgtgtatacTCATCTGAAAATTATCTTGTTAATTACCTTTCATGACTCACCATCGAATCATTCATCTTGAAGAAATGTATTACAGAGTATACAGTTTCATGGAACTCTATAGCTAATTTCTTATGTGCAATAATTGTCATTTCATTTATCATCCTAAACACTGTTCTGGTCTGTCGATGGTATCATTCAatggcatgcatgtaatttttgtataattatatagctggtgCATTTGTGTTAGCATGATCATTACTCCTATATATAGTTTCTCTGAAGCTTCATCATTCACTCCGATATGGCTGGACAATCTTCGTTGCTTAGGAAAGGAGAGCAGACTCATTGATTGTACTGCTAACtctatcggagttgaagattgcgACCATTTTGAAGATATTGCCTTGATCTGTACTGAAAATAGTACTACAAGTAAGAATAGATATAATGAGTACAAGTATTGTGTACATATAGTATTACGTCCGCtggtataatgtatatatatcacgtgtatatatagttgcaTGTAGATGAGaaggatataattatcttgCTTCGTATGTTCATCGTGTCATTCGGATCTTGCAAGCATTTAATTATAGAAGCATGATGTCTTGCATTTCTAGCCAATACGTTAATGGGAATAGGCGAGTGCATTCCAGTTTTGTTTTAtagtgagtagatatacttagcatataattattcagccaTGAAATGAATTGTGTTGGTTAGGTCCTTCAAGTGGAGACCTGAGGCTAGTAGGCAACTCAGGCCaaacaggaggctcctctggtaGACTGGAGTTCTATTacagtggacaatgggggaccgTGTGTGATGACAGCTTCGACTCAAGTGATGCGgtggtggcttgtcgtcaactagggttctcaacctacactcaatacggaacagttggaaCAACACTAAGGTGAGTGTGTATACTCATCTGAAAATTGTCTTGTTAATTACCTTTCATGACTCACCATCGAATCATTCATCTTGAAGAAATGTATTACAGAGTATACAGTTTCATGGAACTCTATAGCTATTTCTTATGTGCAATAATTAATCATTTCCTTTATCATCCTAAACACTGTTCTGGTCTGCCGATGGTATCATTCAatggcatgcatgtaatttatgtataattatatagctgatGCATTTGTGTTAGCATGATCATTACTCCTATATATAGTTTCTCTGAAGCTTCATCATTCACTCCGACATGGCTGGACAATCTTCGTTGCTTAGGAAatgagagcagactcattgattgtcctgctaactctatcggagttgaagattgctACCATTTTGAAGATATTGCCTTGATCTGTACTGAAAATAGTACTACAAGTAAGAATAGATATAATGAGTACAAatattgtgtacataattatagtattacgTGCGCTGGTATCAGGGCCATAGCCAGGACTTTGAGGAAGGGGGTGCTACCATGACGAAAGAGGGCGCAAAGCGCCCGATTTTGAGCTGCGCAGcgctgaaataattatggttgaccggaaaccacacctcttattaatgacctaataattgtgacaggctctaggaaaaccagactattggagcagactaaaattttggtaattaatgtaccaagtgatagagcagagcattgcctacacaatgatatgcttagtgttcacatacaTAGTTTCATACCCTAGTTATgtgcgttggaaactcgaagccgtaaaatgtagtatcgagaaaaacggctctcaaagattgcttaattaggaaaaataaggtaatagcgaaaGTTTGGACAGCCTGTCACTTATtaatagttgggcgtggcccaatCTTCTATTTCCATAGAGAAAAGCCTATTTTGCTACAAAAGAGAACGATCTAAGCTAGAATAGCTATACAGTTTAAAGACCAATttgttttgcttgcctactatatagctagctaactgcctggaagagaagggggtGCTCAGCTTGACAATCAGGTACACTTTGTGTACAATCTCAGATAGATGAAAGGGGGTGCATGCTTGAGCACCATGACCCCAGGCTACTCCCCTGGGTACGGGTATAATACTTTGTTATCCAAACCATCACGTGTAGTTGCATGTAGATGAGAAGAATATATCTTGCTTCGTATGTCCATTGTTTCATTCGGATCTTGCAAGcattaactaccgtatagcgggtatatttcgagtgtataaatgttcgcggtttttgcggattgagcctgtaccgcgaaaatttatacccacgaaaatttatgaatagtaggcgtgttcagtattatggatttGAGGCTAACGATGTGAAGGtaagctgcatgttgatgtgcgcatgcgccaaaaagctggaactcagaccacgaaaataaaatccgcgaaatcctttgtaatggtccatccgcgaaaatttataccctcgaaatatacccgctatacggtatatagaagCATGATTTCTTGCATTTCTGCCAATACGTTAATGGGAGTAGGCAAATGCACTCCAGTTTTGTTTTATAATCAAGTGAGTATAGATActtagcaaataattattcagtcaTGCAATGAATTGTGTTGTTTAGGTCCTTCAGGTCCTTTAAGTGGAGATCTGAGGCTGGTAGACAGCTCAAGCCtaacaggaggctcctctaGATCTGGTAGACTGGAGCTCTATTACAATGGACAATGGGGAACAGTGTGTGGCGACAGCTTCAACTCAAGTGATGCAGGAGTGGCTTGTCAtcaactagggttctcaaCCTACAGTCAATACGGAAGAGTTGGAGAGttagggtgagtgtgtatacTCATCTGAAAATTATCTTGTTAATTACCTTTCATGACTCAACCATCGAAATTATTCATCTTGAAGAACTGTATTACAGAGTATACAGTTTCATGGAACTCTATAGCTAATTTCTTATGTGCAATAATTGTCATTAATCATTTCCTTTATCAATCATAGTTATCCTAAACACTGTTCTGGTCTGCCAATGGTATCATTCAatggcatgcatgtaatttttatataattatatagctggtgCATTTGTGTTAGCATAATCATTTCCCCCTATAGTTTCTCCCAAGCTTCATCATCCACTCCGACATGGCTGGACGATCTTCGTTGTTCAGGAAatgagagcagactcattgATTGTCATGCTAACTCTATTGGAGATGAAAATTGCTTCCATATTCAAGATGTGGCCTTGATCTGCGCTGGAATTAGTACTATAAGTAAGAATAGATATAATGagttacaaataattattgtgaacgtATTACGTGCGCTGGTATCAGGAGTGTAGCCAGGACTTGGAGGAAGGAGGTGCTACCacgaccggaagccacacctcttattaatgacataataattaatagttgggcgtggcccaatcttctacgtacatgtatttgcaTACAGAAGCCTATTTTGCTACGAAAGAGAACTagtctatatagatctaaataatagttatagacactgtttaggaagtttctacatgatttagaagcccaaagggctggttgtattatcccgaacgcagtgagggttctactagccctgaggacttctaaatcatgtggctaaacagtgtctaagcattttagatcatagcaaccatgagtatttagccaattaGATTTAAATGTTCATCTTGCTTCGTATGTCCATTGTTTCATTCAGATCTTGCAAGCATTAATAGAAGCATGATGTCTTGCATTTCTAGCCAATACGATAATGGGAGTAGGCGACTGCATGCATTCCAGTTTTGTTTTATAATCAAGTGAGTAGATActtagcatataattattcagctaTGCAATGAATTGTGTTGTTTAGGTCCTTCACgtggagacctgaggctggtaggcaACTCAAGCCaaacaggaggctcctctggcagactggaagtctattacagtggacaatgggggacagtgtgccAGGACAATTTCAGTCTAAATGGTGCAAGAGtagcttgtcgtcaactaagGTTCTCAACCTACACTCAATATGGAACAGTTGGAACActagggtgagtgtgtaagctcatctaataattattttaccttTCATGACTCACTGTCGACATTCATCTTGAAGAAATGTATTACAGAGTATACAGTTTCATGGAACTCTATAGCTAATTTCTTATGTGCAATAATTGTCATTAGTCATTTCCTTTatcaatcataattatcctAAACACTGTTCTGGTCTGCATGGTAtgtcattgcatgcatgtaatttataGCTGGTGCATTTGTGTTAGCATGATCATTACTCCTATAGTTTCTCCCAAGCTTCATCAACTACTCCGACATGGCTGGACAATCTTCGTTGCTTAGGAACTGAGAGCATACTCATTGATTGTCCTGCTAACTCTAttggagttgaagattgctcTCATTTTGAAGATGTGGCCTTGATCTGCACTGGACTGAGTAATTAGCCATACAACATATTCGATTATTATAGCCATGTAATAAATTTTGTTGTTTAGGTCCTTCAAgtggagacctgaggctggtaggcaGCTCAGGCCTAACAGGAGGTTCCTCCGGCAGACTGGAGGTCGATTACAGTGGACAATGGGGAACAGTGTGTGACGACAGCTTCAGTCCAAATGATGCAaaagtggcttgtcgtcaactagggttctcaaACTACACTCgatacggaacagttggaGCGCTAGGATGAATGTGTAAGCTCACCAGATAATAATCTTATTGGCCTTTCATTACTCGCCATCGAATCATCCATCTTGAAGGAAATGTCAATAGCTAATTTATATAATAAATACAGCTTttgcaataatttttatttccCCCTATATATAGTTTCTCCCAACCTT
This region of Halichondria panicea chromosome 12, odHalPani1.1, whole genome shotgun sequence genomic DNA includes:
- the LOC135345219 gene encoding deleted in malignant brain tumors 1 protein-like, which produces MNCLLWTSVTVLSLVWAVGGQSTGNLRLVGSFSRTGGSSGRLEVYYDGRWGTVCNDSFSINDARVACRQLGFSSYSRYGTVGRLGFSQASLSTPTWLDELRCRGSEFRLINCPANPIGIEDCTHSEDVALVCPSNGDLRLVGNSSLTGGSSGRLEFYYNGQWGTVCNDSFGASDARVACHQLGYSSTSIQYGTVEMLGFSQALSTTRTWLDELRCLGTERRLVDCPANTIGDEDCTHSKDVALICTIRIGELRLVYNSGLTGGSSGRLEVYYSGQWGTVCDDSFDSSDAVVACRQLGFSTYTHYGTVLTILGFVQYSSSTPTWLDNLRCLGNENRLIDCPANSIGDENCNHLDDIALICTENRQSSGDLRLVDNSGLIGGSSGRLEVYYSGQWGTVCDDSFDSSDAVVACRQLGFSTYTQYGTVLSSFKVLSSTTTWLDNLRCLGNESRLIDCPANSIGVDDCNHFEDIALICTENSTTRQSSGDLRLVGSSGLTGGSSGRLEVYYSGQWGTVCDDSFDSIDAVVACRQLGFSTYTQYGEVRITTLRFFQVSSPTPIWLDNLRCLGNESRLIDCPANSIGVDDCDHFEDIALICTENSTTSPSSGDLRLVGNSGQTGGSSGRLEFYYSGQWGTVCDNSFDSSDAVVACRQLGFSTYTHYGTVGTILGFSEASSFTPIWLDNLRCLGKESRLIDCTANSIGVEDCDHFEDIALICTENSTTSPSSGDLRLVGNSGQTGGSSGRLEFYYSGQWGTVCDDSFDSSDAVVACRQLGFSTYTQYGTVGTTLSFSEASSFTPTWLDNLRCLGNESRLIDCPANSIGVEDCYHFEDIALICTENSTTSPSGPLSGDLRLVDSSSLTGGSSRSGRLELYYNGQWGTVCGDSFNSSDAGVACHQLGFSTYSQYGRVGELGFSQASSSTPTWLDDLRCSGNESRLIDCHANSIGDENCFHIQDVALICAGISTISPSRGDLRLVGNSSQTGGSSGRLEVYYSGQWGTVCQDNFSLNGARVACRQLRFSTYTQYGTVGTLGFSQASSTTPTWLDNLRCLGTESILIDCPANSIGVEDCSHFEDVALICTGLSPSSGDLRLVGSSGLTGGSSGRLEVDYSGQWGTVCDDSFSPNDAKVACRQLGFSNYTRYGTVGALG